The following proteins are encoded in a genomic region of Acipenser ruthenus chromosome 4, fAciRut3.2 maternal haplotype, whole genome shotgun sequence:
- the LOC117400043 gene encoding myosin light chain kinase 3-like isoform X1, translating into MSTQVKQNSTLVHSMAKAYDPKAMKNQGPNTTTGTAHRLPVVSSKNSVDSFNLMDIKIDSLSRKVDKLITIQENVLHKLDSMSEDIVKIENDVEILKVDKDENIQASSKPHEVETSKGIKEICVEMMNMLSTVNHRTQQEATRLDGMEKIVLGIQQVISFIGETVKNSRILKLILKGQVFPNAANEERAKNEKHEQISAKKNASSDKSAGVNKKTEKSRDHKAKDVKEKSYSSLKRLKSHKKKKPPDATGVAQKNDWVLDEKVQKLNKQNVEKSEKIPLPQEKTQVVDEEDQSTAVHTQTQELLVPVTSNDLANTIVSACPAEDRKQEMVTTEVDSQKKHEESLTSPVSDGAGLEDEVKEGRGHLKESSKTKDQEEDGAEKDAQSWSEFEDEDGDHEEGDDEQEEAEAEETTEADEVSPTEESAPETCLLEGADETENGLLAETQLYEILGGINKNCTVMLQRYEDGEKEVLLSEEMGGEQASESEHLGDSTGSKRRVSKEDLVKDDNKKSRVESESEEPHVEEILEPAQSECVVEETNETCSSLEEDNNNQKLPLPEDQNLKFIIDISPSPPAPFDHRVVSAKPAEITQFYTLNKKEILGGGRFGQVHKCVENSSGLTLAAKIIKAKGSKEREEVKNEIQVMNQLNHANLIQLYAAFESKNDVILVMEYVDGGELFDRIIDENYYLTELDTVLFIKQICDGVQYMHQMYILHLDLKPENILCVNRATNKIKIIDFGLARRYKPREKLKVNFGTAEFLAPEVVNYDFVSFPTDMWSLGVITYMLLSGLSPFLGEDDNETLNNILVCQWNFEEEEFGNISEEAKDFISKLLIKNKCWRISATEALKHPWLSDPCLHFRLQQITSATHHTHHLQRSSISEN; encoded by the exons ATGAGTACCCAGGTGAAGCAGAATTCCACTTTGGTCCACTCAATGGCAAAGGCCTATGACCCAAAAGCCATGAAGAACCAAGGGCCTAACACCACCACTGGCACTGCACACAGGCTGCCTGTGGTGTCAAGCAAAAACTCTGTGGACAGCTTTAACCTAATGGATATCAAGATCGACTCTTTGAGCCGCAAAGTGGACAAACTCATCACCATTCAAGAAAATGTTCTCCATAAGCTGGACAGCATGTCGGAGGATATTGTCAAAATCGAAAATGATGTTGAGATATTGAAGGTGGACAAAGATGAAAACATCCAAGCTAGTAGCAAGCCCCATGAGGTGGAAACTTCCAAGGGGAttaaagaaatatgtgtagaaaTGATGAATATGCTGTCCACTGTGAACCACAGAACACAGCAAGAGGCAACAAGGTTGGACGGGATGGAGAAAATAGTTCTTGGCATCCAGCAGGTCATAAGCTTCATCGGAGAAACTGTTAAGAATTCCAGAATTCTCAAGCTTATTCTTAAAGGCCAGGTTTTTCCGAATGCTGCCAATGAGGAGAGAGCGAAAAACGAAAAGCATGAACAAATAAGTGCCAAAAAGAATGCGTCCTCTGACAAAAGTGCGGGCGTGAATAAGAAAACTGAAAAG tcaagGGATCACAAAGCAAAAGATGTAAAGGAAAAGTCATACTCGAGTCTTAAGAGACTGAAATCCCACAAAAAGAAGAAACCTCCAGATGCTACAG GGGTTGCTCAGAAAAACGATTGGGTATTGGATGAAAAAGTTCAAaagctaaacaaacaaaatgttgaAAAATCAGAGAAGATCCCTTTACCACAAGAAAAAACTCAAGTGGTAGATGAGGAGGACCAGTCTACTGCTGTCCATACACAGACACAAGAGTTACTTGTTCCAGTCACTTCCAATGATTTAGCCAATACCATTGTGAGTGCCTGTCCTGCTGAAGACAGAAAGCAGGAGATGGTCACCACTGAGGTGGACAGCCAAAAGAAACATGAAGAAAGTCTTACATCACCGGTGTCAGATGGTGCAGGACTTGAAGATGAGGTGAAGGAGGGACGAGGTCACCTCAAGGAATCATCCAAAACCAAGGATCAGGAGGAAGATGGAGCAGAAAAAGATGCACAATCCTGGTCAGAATTTGAAGATGAAGATGGGGATCACGAAGAAGGAGATGATGAACAAGAAGAAGCTGAGGCAGAAGAAACAACTGAAGCAGATGAAGTTTCCCCAACAGAAGAATCAGCTCCAGAGACTTGCCTTTTGGAAGGCGCAGATGAAACAGAGAATGGGCTCCTTGCAGAAACACAGCTCTATGAAATCCTTGGTGGGATAAACAAAAATTGCACAGTGATGCTTCAGAG GTATGAGGACGGTGAAAAGGAAGTACTGTTATCAGAAGAAATGGGAGGAGAGCAGGCCAGTGAAAGTGAACACTTGGGGGACAGCACCGGCAGCAAGCGCAGAGTGTCCAAGGAGGATCTGGTGAAGGATGACAACAAAAAGAGCCGAGTGGAGTCTGAGAGTGAAGAACCTCACGTAGAGGAGATTCTAGAGCCAGCCCAGTCCGAATGTGTTGTTGAGGAGACCAATGAAACTTGCAGTTCCTTAGAGGAGGACAACAATAACCAGAAGCTGCCATTACCAGAAGACCAGAATTTAAAGTTTATTATTG ATATCAGCCCTTCACCTCCAGCTCCCTTTGACCACCGGGTTGTCTCTGCTAAACCAGCTGAGATAACCCAATTCTACACCCTCAACAAGAAGGAGATTCTCGGAGG agGGCGCTTCGGTCAAGTTCACAAGTGTGTTGAAAATTCATCAGGTCTCACCTTAGCTGCAAAAATCATAAAAGCCAAAGGTTCAAAAGAAAGG gAGGAAGTAAAGAATGAAATACAAGTAATGAATCAGCTGAACCATGCCAACCTTATCCAGCTGTATGCAGCATTTGAATCCAAAAATGATGTGATACTGGTCATGGAATA TGTGGATGGAGGAGAACTTTTTGACAGAATCATTGATGAAAACTATTATCTAACAGAGCTGGACACAGTCTTATTTATCAAACAGATCTGTGATGGAGTCCAATATATGCACCAGATGTACATTCTGCACTTAGACTTGAAG CCTGAAAATATCCTATGTGTGAACCGAGCTACCAATAAGATAAAGATTATTGACTTTGGTTTAGCAAGAAG ATACAAACCAAGAGAAAAGCTAAAAGTGAATTTCGGAACAGCAGAATTCCTTGCTCCTGAGGTTGTGAATTATGACTTTGTCTCGTTTCCTACAGACATGTGGAGTTTAGGGGTGATTACATACATGCT ACTCAGTGGCCTATCTCCTTTTCTTGGAGAGGATGACAACGAGACACTAAATAACATCCTGGTTTGTCAGTGGAACTTTGAAGAAGAAGAATTTGGAAACATCTCAGAGGAAGCCAAGGACTTTATTTCAAAGCTCCTTATCAAAAACAAGTG TTGGAGGATAAGTGCAACAGAGGCTCTCAAACATCCCTGGTTATCAGACCCCTGTCTTCACTTCCGACTTCAGCA aataacaAGTGCCACTCATCACACGCACCACCTTCAGAGGAGTAGCATTtcagaaaactga
- the LOC117400043 gene encoding myosin light chain kinase 3-like isoform X3, translating to MDYFLKGKDIWIVCSFCLVTSFFWRRFWNLLTYKRKRQTSSSQYAQSRDHKAKDVKEKSYSSLKRLKSHKKKKPPDATGVAQKNDWVLDEKVQKLNKQNVEKSEKIPLPQEKTQVVDEEDQSTAVHTQTQELLVPVTSNDLANTIVSACPAEDRKQEMVTTEVDSQKKHEESLTSPVSDGAGLEDEVKEGRGHLKESSKTKDQEEDGAEKDAQSWSEFEDEDGDHEEGDDEQEEAEAEETTEADEVSPTEESAPETCLLEGADETENGLLAETQLYEILGGINKNCTVMLQRYEDGEKEVLLSEEMGGEQASESEHLGDSTGSKRRVSKEDLVKDDNKKSRVESESEEPHVEEILEPAQSECVVEETNETCSSLEEDNNNQKLPLPEDQNLKFIIDISPSPPAPFDHRVVSAKPAEITQFYTLNKKEILGGGRFGQVHKCVENSSGLTLAAKIIKAKGSKEREEVKNEIQVMNQLNHANLIQLYAAFESKNDVILVMEYVDGGELFDRIIDENYYLTELDTVLFIKQICDGVQYMHQMYILHLDLKPENILCVNRATNKIKIIDFGLARRYKPREKLKVNFGTAEFLAPEVVNYDFVSFPTDMWSLGVITYMLLSGLSPFLGEDDNETLNNILVCQWNFEEEEFGNISEEAKDFISKLLIKNKCWRISATEALKHPWLSDPCLHFRLQQITSATHHTHHLQRSSISEN from the exons tcaagGGATCACAAAGCAAAAGATGTAAAGGAAAAGTCATACTCGAGTCTTAAGAGACTGAAATCCCACAAAAAGAAGAAACCTCCAGATGCTACAG GGGTTGCTCAGAAAAACGATTGGGTATTGGATGAAAAAGTTCAAaagctaaacaaacaaaatgttgaAAAATCAGAGAAGATCCCTTTACCACAAGAAAAAACTCAAGTGGTAGATGAGGAGGACCAGTCTACTGCTGTCCATACACAGACACAAGAGTTACTTGTTCCAGTCACTTCCAATGATTTAGCCAATACCATTGTGAGTGCCTGTCCTGCTGAAGACAGAAAGCAGGAGATGGTCACCACTGAGGTGGACAGCCAAAAGAAACATGAAGAAAGTCTTACATCACCGGTGTCAGATGGTGCAGGACTTGAAGATGAGGTGAAGGAGGGACGAGGTCACCTCAAGGAATCATCCAAAACCAAGGATCAGGAGGAAGATGGAGCAGAAAAAGATGCACAATCCTGGTCAGAATTTGAAGATGAAGATGGGGATCACGAAGAAGGAGATGATGAACAAGAAGAAGCTGAGGCAGAAGAAACAACTGAAGCAGATGAAGTTTCCCCAACAGAAGAATCAGCTCCAGAGACTTGCCTTTTGGAAGGCGCAGATGAAACAGAGAATGGGCTCCTTGCAGAAACACAGCTCTATGAAATCCTTGGTGGGATAAACAAAAATTGCACAGTGATGCTTCAGAG GTATGAGGACGGTGAAAAGGAAGTACTGTTATCAGAAGAAATGGGAGGAGAGCAGGCCAGTGAAAGTGAACACTTGGGGGACAGCACCGGCAGCAAGCGCAGAGTGTCCAAGGAGGATCTGGTGAAGGATGACAACAAAAAGAGCCGAGTGGAGTCTGAGAGTGAAGAACCTCACGTAGAGGAGATTCTAGAGCCAGCCCAGTCCGAATGTGTTGTTGAGGAGACCAATGAAACTTGCAGTTCCTTAGAGGAGGACAACAATAACCAGAAGCTGCCATTACCAGAAGACCAGAATTTAAAGTTTATTATTG ATATCAGCCCTTCACCTCCAGCTCCCTTTGACCACCGGGTTGTCTCTGCTAAACCAGCTGAGATAACCCAATTCTACACCCTCAACAAGAAGGAGATTCTCGGAGG agGGCGCTTCGGTCAAGTTCACAAGTGTGTTGAAAATTCATCAGGTCTCACCTTAGCTGCAAAAATCATAAAAGCCAAAGGTTCAAAAGAAAGG gAGGAAGTAAAGAATGAAATACAAGTAATGAATCAGCTGAACCATGCCAACCTTATCCAGCTGTATGCAGCATTTGAATCCAAAAATGATGTGATACTGGTCATGGAATA TGTGGATGGAGGAGAACTTTTTGACAGAATCATTGATGAAAACTATTATCTAACAGAGCTGGACACAGTCTTATTTATCAAACAGATCTGTGATGGAGTCCAATATATGCACCAGATGTACATTCTGCACTTAGACTTGAAG CCTGAAAATATCCTATGTGTGAACCGAGCTACCAATAAGATAAAGATTATTGACTTTGGTTTAGCAAGAAG ATACAAACCAAGAGAAAAGCTAAAAGTGAATTTCGGAACAGCAGAATTCCTTGCTCCTGAGGTTGTGAATTATGACTTTGTCTCGTTTCCTACAGACATGTGGAGTTTAGGGGTGATTACATACATGCT ACTCAGTGGCCTATCTCCTTTTCTTGGAGAGGATGACAACGAGACACTAAATAACATCCTGGTTTGTCAGTGGAACTTTGAAGAAGAAGAATTTGGAAACATCTCAGAGGAAGCCAAGGACTTTATTTCAAAGCTCCTTATCAAAAACAAGTG TTGGAGGATAAGTGCAACAGAGGCTCTCAAACATCCCTGGTTATCAGACCCCTGTCTTCACTTCCGACTTCAGCA aataacaAGTGCCACTCATCACACGCACCACCTTCAGAGGAGTAGCATTtcagaaaactga
- the LOC117400043 gene encoding myosin light chain kinase 3-like isoform X2, producing MSTQVKQNSTLVHSMAKAYDPKAMKNQGPNTTTGTAHRLPVVSSKNSVDSFNLMDIKIDSLSRKVDKLITIQENVLHKLDSMSEDIVKIENDVEILKVDKDENIQASSKPHEVETSKGIKEICVEMMNMLSTVNHRTQQEATRLDGMEKIVLGIQQVISFIGETVKNSRILKLILKGQVFPNAANEERAKNEKHEQISAKKNASSDKSAGVNKKTEKSRDHKAKDVKEKSYSSLKRLKSHKKKKPPDATGVAQKNDWVLDEKVQKLNKQNVEKSEKIPLPQEKTQVVDEEDQSTAVHTQTQELLVPVTSNDLANTIVSACPAEDRKQEMVTTEVDSQKKHEESLTSPVSDGAGLEDEVKEGRGHLKESSKTKDQEEDGAEKDAQSWSEFEDEDGDHEEGDDEQEEAEAEETTEADEVSPTEESAPETCLLEGADETENGLLAETQLYEILGGINKNCTVMLQRYEDGEKEVLLSEEMGGEQASESEHLGDSTGSKRRVSKEDLVKDDNKKSRVESESEEPHVEEILEPAQSECVVEETNETCSSLEEDNNNQKLPLPEDQNLKFIIDISPSPPAPFDHRVVSAKPAEITQFYTLNKKEILGGGRFGQVHKCVENSSGLTLAAKIIKAKGSKEREEVKNEIQVMNQLNHANLIQLYAAFESKNDVILVMEYVDGGELFDRIIDENYYLTELDTVLFIKQICDGVQYMHQMYILHLDLKPENILCVNRATNKIKIIDFGLARRYKPREKLKVNFGTAEFLAPEVVNYDFVSFPTDMWSLGVITYMLLSGLSPFLGEDDNETLNNILVCQWNFEEEEFGNISEEAKDFISKLLIKNKCWRISATEALKHPWLSDPCLHFRLQQQNNKCHSSHAPPSEE from the exons ATGAGTACCCAGGTGAAGCAGAATTCCACTTTGGTCCACTCAATGGCAAAGGCCTATGACCCAAAAGCCATGAAGAACCAAGGGCCTAACACCACCACTGGCACTGCACACAGGCTGCCTGTGGTGTCAAGCAAAAACTCTGTGGACAGCTTTAACCTAATGGATATCAAGATCGACTCTTTGAGCCGCAAAGTGGACAAACTCATCACCATTCAAGAAAATGTTCTCCATAAGCTGGACAGCATGTCGGAGGATATTGTCAAAATCGAAAATGATGTTGAGATATTGAAGGTGGACAAAGATGAAAACATCCAAGCTAGTAGCAAGCCCCATGAGGTGGAAACTTCCAAGGGGAttaaagaaatatgtgtagaaaTGATGAATATGCTGTCCACTGTGAACCACAGAACACAGCAAGAGGCAACAAGGTTGGACGGGATGGAGAAAATAGTTCTTGGCATCCAGCAGGTCATAAGCTTCATCGGAGAAACTGTTAAGAATTCCAGAATTCTCAAGCTTATTCTTAAAGGCCAGGTTTTTCCGAATGCTGCCAATGAGGAGAGAGCGAAAAACGAAAAGCATGAACAAATAAGTGCCAAAAAGAATGCGTCCTCTGACAAAAGTGCGGGCGTGAATAAGAAAACTGAAAAG tcaagGGATCACAAAGCAAAAGATGTAAAGGAAAAGTCATACTCGAGTCTTAAGAGACTGAAATCCCACAAAAAGAAGAAACCTCCAGATGCTACAG GGGTTGCTCAGAAAAACGATTGGGTATTGGATGAAAAAGTTCAAaagctaaacaaacaaaatgttgaAAAATCAGAGAAGATCCCTTTACCACAAGAAAAAACTCAAGTGGTAGATGAGGAGGACCAGTCTACTGCTGTCCATACACAGACACAAGAGTTACTTGTTCCAGTCACTTCCAATGATTTAGCCAATACCATTGTGAGTGCCTGTCCTGCTGAAGACAGAAAGCAGGAGATGGTCACCACTGAGGTGGACAGCCAAAAGAAACATGAAGAAAGTCTTACATCACCGGTGTCAGATGGTGCAGGACTTGAAGATGAGGTGAAGGAGGGACGAGGTCACCTCAAGGAATCATCCAAAACCAAGGATCAGGAGGAAGATGGAGCAGAAAAAGATGCACAATCCTGGTCAGAATTTGAAGATGAAGATGGGGATCACGAAGAAGGAGATGATGAACAAGAAGAAGCTGAGGCAGAAGAAACAACTGAAGCAGATGAAGTTTCCCCAACAGAAGAATCAGCTCCAGAGACTTGCCTTTTGGAAGGCGCAGATGAAACAGAGAATGGGCTCCTTGCAGAAACACAGCTCTATGAAATCCTTGGTGGGATAAACAAAAATTGCACAGTGATGCTTCAGAG GTATGAGGACGGTGAAAAGGAAGTACTGTTATCAGAAGAAATGGGAGGAGAGCAGGCCAGTGAAAGTGAACACTTGGGGGACAGCACCGGCAGCAAGCGCAGAGTGTCCAAGGAGGATCTGGTGAAGGATGACAACAAAAAGAGCCGAGTGGAGTCTGAGAGTGAAGAACCTCACGTAGAGGAGATTCTAGAGCCAGCCCAGTCCGAATGTGTTGTTGAGGAGACCAATGAAACTTGCAGTTCCTTAGAGGAGGACAACAATAACCAGAAGCTGCCATTACCAGAAGACCAGAATTTAAAGTTTATTATTG ATATCAGCCCTTCACCTCCAGCTCCCTTTGACCACCGGGTTGTCTCTGCTAAACCAGCTGAGATAACCCAATTCTACACCCTCAACAAGAAGGAGATTCTCGGAGG agGGCGCTTCGGTCAAGTTCACAAGTGTGTTGAAAATTCATCAGGTCTCACCTTAGCTGCAAAAATCATAAAAGCCAAAGGTTCAAAAGAAAGG gAGGAAGTAAAGAATGAAATACAAGTAATGAATCAGCTGAACCATGCCAACCTTATCCAGCTGTATGCAGCATTTGAATCCAAAAATGATGTGATACTGGTCATGGAATA TGTGGATGGAGGAGAACTTTTTGACAGAATCATTGATGAAAACTATTATCTAACAGAGCTGGACACAGTCTTATTTATCAAACAGATCTGTGATGGAGTCCAATATATGCACCAGATGTACATTCTGCACTTAGACTTGAAG CCTGAAAATATCCTATGTGTGAACCGAGCTACCAATAAGATAAAGATTATTGACTTTGGTTTAGCAAGAAG ATACAAACCAAGAGAAAAGCTAAAAGTGAATTTCGGAACAGCAGAATTCCTTGCTCCTGAGGTTGTGAATTATGACTTTGTCTCGTTTCCTACAGACATGTGGAGTTTAGGGGTGATTACATACATGCT ACTCAGTGGCCTATCTCCTTTTCTTGGAGAGGATGACAACGAGACACTAAATAACATCCTGGTTTGTCAGTGGAACTTTGAAGAAGAAGAATTTGGAAACATCTCAGAGGAAGCCAAGGACTTTATTTCAAAGCTCCTTATCAAAAACAAGTG TTGGAGGATAAGTGCAACAGAGGCTCTCAAACATCCCTGGTTATCAGACCCCTGTCTTCACTTCCGACTTCAGCAGCAA aataacaAGTGCCACTCATCACACGCACCACCTTCAGAGGAGTAG